Proteins encoded within one genomic window of Prosthecobacter fusiformis:
- the ligD gene encoding non-homologous end-joining DNA ligase, with translation MSKKSQLEVEGVQVPVSNLEKVMYPKTGFTKGDVINYYIRVAEYMLPHLASRAITLKRYPDGVDGFFFYEKQCPDHAPEWIKTTKVAKTDGSIDYCVIGDLPSLVWVANLANLEFHTFLHRKTAVKRPAVLAFDLDPGPPADILTCCKVGLLLKDLFDSLGLQSFPKTSGSKGLQVYVPLNTPVTYDRTKAFAQAIAQALEQQCPDLVVSKMLKKLRDGKVLLDWSQNDDHKTTVNVYSLRAKERPTISTPVTWEEVENALKRKKPLVFETKDIFKRLKKHGDLFAPVLTLKQKLPAIRSLE, from the coding sequence ATGAGCAAAAAATCCCAGCTTGAAGTCGAAGGTGTACAGGTGCCGGTGAGCAATCTGGAAAAGGTCATGTATCCCAAAACTGGCTTCACCAAGGGAGATGTTATCAACTATTATATCCGTGTCGCGGAATACATGCTTCCACATCTCGCCTCACGGGCCATCACACTGAAGCGATACCCGGATGGAGTGGATGGCTTTTTCTTCTATGAGAAACAATGCCCTGACCATGCACCCGAATGGATCAAGACTACCAAGGTGGCTAAAACAGATGGCAGCATTGATTACTGCGTGATTGGTGATCTCCCCTCACTCGTATGGGTGGCGAATCTGGCCAACTTGGAATTCCATACTTTTTTACACCGCAAAACTGCGGTCAAACGTCCTGCCGTGCTTGCCTTCGACCTCGATCCTGGACCACCTGCGGATATTTTGACCTGCTGTAAAGTAGGCCTCCTGCTGAAAGACCTGTTTGACTCCCTCGGGCTACAAAGCTTCCCCAAAACATCCGGCTCGAAAGGTCTCCAGGTTTACGTGCCGCTGAACACCCCTGTGACCTATGATCGAACCAAAGCCTTTGCCCAGGCCATTGCACAGGCGCTGGAACAGCAATGCCCTGACCTTGTCGTTTCCAAGATGCTGAAAAAGCTCCGCGATGGAAAAGTCCTGCTGGACTGGAGTCAAAACGATGACCACAAAACCACCGTGAATGTCTATTCACTGAGGGCCAAAGAACGTCCCACGATCTCCACCCCTGTAACCTGGGAGGAAGTGGAAAATGCATTGAAACGCAAGAAGCCCCTCGTCTTTGAAACGAAGGACATCTTTAAACGCCTGAAGAAACATGGCGACCTTTTTGCCCCCGTGCTGACTCTGAAGCAAAAGCTTCCAGCCATTCGCTCATTGGAGTAA
- a CDS encoding Gfo/Idh/MocA family protein: MNTLNTSRRRFLFSSAGLSGMVGISPSLLAAPSVGASGNQAPGESIGSKSAAIPLAPPDKQPANLKLPVKNEKQVGWAIVGLGQLALEEIMPAFAECEYSKPVALVSGHPDKARKVAKFYGINEDAIYDYETYDRLADDKRVDVIYIVLPNSMHAEFTIRGLKAGKHVLCEKPMSNTVQEAEEMIAASQEAKKKLMIAYRLHYEPFNMKAMEICKSGALGKIKTFVSTNAQDVKAPNIRLSGKLGGGPLGDVGVYSINAARYTLGEEPVEVFAYARKPEDDPRFREVPESVAYTLKYPSGALAHCDCSFGMAESRFYRVHGTEGYLNMDPAFSYRGLRLHVKEGDAKSGDAEAKEVLLQAENHFSKEMDHFSKSILNDEKCHTPGEMGLADMRILEALYKSIESGAPVAIKHA, from the coding sequence ATGAATACTTTAAACACCAGCCGCCGCCGTTTCCTGTTCTCTTCCGCTGGTCTGTCTGGAATGGTCGGCATCAGCCCAAGTCTGCTGGCTGCACCTTCGGTCGGAGCTTCAGGCAATCAGGCTCCAGGAGAGAGTATCGGATCTAAAAGCGCAGCCATTCCATTGGCCCCTCCTGACAAACAACCAGCTAACTTGAAGCTGCCAGTTAAGAACGAAAAGCAGGTCGGGTGGGCAATTGTCGGTCTCGGTCAGCTCGCTTTGGAAGAGATCATGCCAGCGTTTGCGGAATGTGAATACTCGAAGCCAGTCGCACTGGTCAGCGGCCATCCGGATAAAGCGCGTAAAGTGGCCAAGTTTTATGGCATCAACGAAGATGCTATATACGACTATGAAACGTATGATCGCCTAGCGGATGACAAAAGGGTGGATGTCATTTACATCGTCCTGCCTAACAGCATGCATGCGGAATTTACGATCCGTGGATTGAAGGCGGGCAAGCATGTCCTGTGCGAAAAACCCATGTCCAACACAGTGCAGGAGGCTGAAGAAATGATCGCGGCATCCCAGGAGGCGAAGAAGAAATTGATGATCGCCTACCGGCTGCACTACGAGCCTTTTAACATGAAGGCGATGGAGATCTGCAAAAGCGGAGCGCTAGGCAAGATCAAGACCTTTGTTTCCACAAACGCTCAGGATGTCAAAGCGCCTAACATACGATTGAGTGGCAAATTGGGTGGTGGACCGCTAGGGGACGTGGGCGTTTACAGCATCAATGCGGCGAGGTATACCCTCGGTGAGGAGCCTGTGGAGGTTTTTGCTTATGCGAGGAAACCTGAGGATGATCCTCGTTTTCGCGAAGTGCCGGAAAGTGTTGCCTACACTCTGAAGTATCCTTCTGGAGCGTTGGCTCATTGTGATTGTTCTTTCGGTATGGCGGAAAGCCGATTTTATCGGGTGCATGGCACAGAAGGTTATCTGAACATGGACCCTGCCTTCAGTTATCGGGGGTTGCGGCTGCATGTCAAAGAAGGCGATGCCAAGAGCGGTGATGCAGAAGCAAAGGAAGTGCTGCTGCAAGCAGAGAACCATTTCAGCAAGGAGATGGATCATTTTTCAAAGTCGATCCTGAACGATGAAAAGTGCCACACACCGGGGGAGATGGGGCTGGCTGATATGCGCATCCTGGAAGCCTTGTACAAATCCATCGAATCGGGTGCTCCTGTGGCGATCAAACATGCATGA
- a CDS encoding SMP-30/gluconolactonase/LRE family protein, whose amino-acid sequence MKTISFLCFLAALSTLRSIAAPPETSPTLNLNLEEAAVFQNQQITGVTVSKTGRLFVNFPFWSDDHTDSVLEILPDGSTRPYPDSKWNNKKGAAKSRFICVQSVYVDDEDTLWILDPASPKMEAVVPDGPKLLQVNLKTDKVTQVFRFDPSVTPEKSYLNDIRVDIVSGHAFITDSGTGALIVLDIKTGKARRLLHEHPSTKAEEGVELLVDGIKVIDPKTGKAPQIHSDGIALDKEGGWLYYHALTGRTLYRIATADLINPKLTTEELGKKVVNVATTSAPDGMLEADNGSLYLTAIESGAIVHFDPRSKETATLIEDSRIQWPDTLSLAPDGTMYITASQIHRMPQYNGGKSQQKGPYTLYRFKMNPPSPKSPEEQAAQNPDSPLPNSSTGR is encoded by the coding sequence ATGAAAACGATTTCCTTCCTGTGCTTCCTGGCAGCCCTTTCCACACTCCGCTCCATCGCAGCTCCGCCTGAAACGTCTCCCACTTTAAATCTCAATCTGGAAGAAGCGGCGGTTTTCCAAAACCAGCAAATCACAGGAGTCACCGTTTCCAAAACTGGTCGCCTGTTTGTCAATTTCCCCTTTTGGTCCGATGATCATACCGATTCCGTTTTGGAAATCCTTCCAGACGGATCTACCCGGCCTTATCCAGACTCCAAATGGAACAATAAAAAGGGTGCTGCTAAATCTCGATTCATCTGTGTCCAAAGCGTTTATGTGGATGATGAAGACACCTTGTGGATTCTTGATCCCGCGTCCCCAAAAATGGAAGCTGTTGTGCCTGATGGCCCCAAGCTTCTTCAAGTCAATTTGAAGACTGACAAAGTCACCCAAGTCTTTCGCTTTGATCCATCCGTGACACCTGAGAAGTCTTATCTCAATGACATCCGTGTGGACATTGTTAGCGGTCATGCATTCATCACAGACAGTGGCACGGGTGCACTCATCGTGCTCGATATCAAAACCGGGAAAGCCCGTAGACTGCTGCATGAGCATCCTTCAACCAAAGCCGAAGAAGGAGTCGAGCTCCTGGTGGACGGCATCAAGGTCATTGATCCTAAAACAGGCAAGGCACCGCAGATTCATTCGGATGGCATCGCCTTAGACAAAGAAGGCGGCTGGCTCTACTACCACGCCCTGACCGGACGCACCCTCTACCGCATCGCCACCGCGGATCTCATCAATCCCAAGCTCACGACGGAGGAACTCGGCAAAAAAGTGGTCAATGTGGCCACCACATCCGCGCCCGATGGCATGCTGGAAGCCGACAACGGATCCCTTTACCTCACCGCTATTGAAAGCGGAGCAATCGTTCACTTTGATCCACGCTCCAAAGAAACGGCGACCCTTATTGAAGATAGCCGTATCCAATGGCCGGATACCCTCAGCCTCGCCCCGGATGGCACGATGTATATTACGGCTTCCCAGATCCATCGTATGCCCCAGTATAATGGCGGCAAGAGCCAGCAAAAGGGTCCTTATACGCTTTACCGTTTTAAGATGAATCCGCCTTCTCCGAAGTCGCCCGAGGAACAAGCGGCACAAAATCCCGATTCGCCATTGCCGAACAGCAGCACCGGACGCTGA
- the thrC gene encoding threonine synthase produces MFYISTRGQTRPHSFTEAVEVGLATDGGLFLPEKLPDISGKLASWAGLTYPELAAEFFTLFGPDIPAEEWRSLTAEAYSRFDSPDVAPLKKISEQTYVLELWHGPTLAFKDFALQLLGLLYKRQVKLKGKKLAVLGATSGDTGSAAIHGCMGQEGIEIFILYPNGRVAPLQERQMACTGAANVYAIPVPGTFDDAQRVVKECFGDPSFVSAVNLSAVNSINIARVLAQCVYYIWAWMKLPEEARATVEFVVPTGNFGNVMAGWMAQQMGLPCGGFRVATNQNDILYRFFETGEYKQGDVSPSYAPSMDIQAASNFERYLYFMLGKDQNRVREIMLRMKRGDRVTLPKTASSFRASRMDDATIAEVIAQVWKDHGYVVDPHTACAFTDMAKDRVSVVLSTASPAKFPEVVQEATGAEPLHPSLEVLKALPLKTDPLPATAEAVKAFIREKVGA; encoded by the coding sequence ATGTTTTACATCTCCACCCGCGGGCAAACGCGCCCCCACTCCTTCACGGAAGCTGTCGAAGTCGGCCTGGCCACTGATGGCGGCTTGTTCCTGCCTGAGAAGCTCCCTGACATTTCTGGGAAACTGGCCAGTTGGGCGGGGCTGACTTACCCCGAGTTGGCGGCGGAGTTTTTCACCCTTTTCGGACCGGACATCCCCGCTGAAGAATGGCGATCCCTCACGGCAGAGGCTTATTCCCGGTTTGATTCCCCGGATGTCGCTCCGCTGAAAAAGATCTCCGAACAGACCTATGTGCTGGAGCTGTGGCACGGCCCCACCCTGGCCTTCAAGGACTTCGCCCTGCAACTCCTCGGCCTTTTGTATAAACGCCAGGTCAAGCTGAAGGGCAAGAAACTGGCTGTGCTGGGTGCCACCTCTGGGGATACCGGGAGTGCGGCCATTCATGGATGCATGGGGCAGGAGGGCATCGAAATCTTCATCCTTTATCCCAATGGCCGTGTGGCTCCGCTGCAAGAGCGCCAGATGGCCTGCACAGGTGCAGCCAACGTCTATGCCATCCCGGTCCCTGGCACCTTTGATGACGCGCAGCGTGTGGTGAAGGAATGCTTTGGAGATCCCTCCTTTGTCTCTGCCGTCAATCTCTCGGCTGTGAACAGCATCAACATCGCCCGTGTGCTGGCCCAATGCGTGTATTACATCTGGGCCTGGATGAAGCTTCCTGAAGAAGCACGGGCCACCGTGGAATTCGTCGTTCCAACGGGCAACTTTGGCAATGTCATGGCCGGATGGATGGCCCAGCAGATGGGCCTTCCTTGTGGAGGATTCCGTGTGGCTACCAATCAGAATGACATCCTCTACCGCTTCTTTGAAACTGGGGAGTATAAACAGGGCGATGTTTCCCCAAGCTATGCACCCAGCATGGACATCCAGGCTGCGTCTAACTTTGAGCGTTATCTCTATTTCATGCTCGGCAAGGACCAGAACCGCGTCCGCGAAATCATGCTGCGTATGAAAAGGGGCGACCGAGTCACCCTGCCGAAAACGGCTTCCAGCTTCCGTGCCAGCCGCATGGATGATGCCACCATCGCCGAAGTCATCGCCCAAGTGTGGAAGGACCACGGATACGTGGTGGACCCTCACACCGCCTGCGCCTTTACCGACATGGCCAAGGACCGCGTCAGTGTCGTGCTGAGCACGGCCAGCCCGGCCAAGTTCCCGGAGGTGGTCCAGGAGGCCACCGGTGCAGAGCCTCTGCACCCCAGCCTCGAAGTGTTGAAAGCCCTGCCGCTGAAGACGGATCCACTGCCAGCCACGGCTGAGGCTGTTAAAGCGTTCATCCGCGAAAAAGTCGGCGCTTAG
- a CDS encoding sulfatase family protein gives MKSDTWRFQGLMKTLLAILCLAGLTAFAADRPNIIVILSDDYGYGSVGCYGADGKLIQTPNLDRLAKEGRRFTDANTTSSVCSPTRYSVITGRYCWRTSEKHGVLGMFSPLHIETTRLNMASLLKKQGYSTAAIGKWHLGYGKADESPAWRTDYAAELSPGPLDIGFDYHFGVPANHGDLTGVYVENRFVYGLRNGKIPAHMKISGPDRDNPNFKATYTIEDTESHKNEPLDLDAPHRVNERVMPYLTEKSAEWIKAQKKDTPFFLYYTPVAVHNPVTPDKDIAGTSKAGPYGDWIHELDRSVGGILAALDEKGIADNTLIIFTADNGGVFHPEREMPQTVAYKAGLKVNGDLRGGKHTVWEGGFKVPFIARWPGKIPAGTVCDEMVSLADILATTAAIVGEKLPAAGEAAEDSYNILPALLGKEAPAARSDMIIHSSDGVYAVRKGSWKWIEGVPAEGIKRKKSDEFAPRLINLKDDPAETKDVSAENPEVVKELSTLLVRYRNGGYSREMPPFIEKMMPKVAELTKAEGSVILEESLVSLPEKPWTASKGAWKAEDGAVWGVQKGAKGTGANLRVPVGVTDGVLEYQIQFQGGRHSLRIEAGEGKQSFRVEISATQVGLTKNPAPGEPRDQILPLARKAVELETGVWYPVRITFKGNQTTVQVNETILSGTHELLGMEKKVLNFLVFGDKAGFKNVRLVK, from the coding sequence ATGAAATCCGACACTTGGCGTTTCCAGGGGCTCATGAAAACCTTGCTCGCCATTCTATGTCTTGCTGGTCTCACTGCGTTTGCAGCGGACCGGCCTAACATCATTGTCATTCTCTCAGATGATTATGGTTATGGCAGTGTGGGCTGTTACGGAGCGGATGGGAAGCTGATCCAGACGCCGAACTTGGACCGGTTGGCTAAGGAAGGGCGGAGGTTTACGGATGCGAATACCACCTCCTCGGTTTGCTCGCCCACGCGGTATTCGGTGATCACGGGACGGTATTGCTGGCGGACATCGGAGAAGCACGGGGTGCTGGGCATGTTCTCGCCCCTGCACATTGAAACGACACGGCTGAACATGGCATCACTGCTCAAAAAGCAGGGTTATAGCACGGCGGCGATCGGCAAATGGCACTTGGGCTATGGCAAGGCGGATGAGTCCCCGGCCTGGAGGACGGACTATGCGGCAGAGCTTTCCCCGGGGCCGCTGGACATCGGATTTGACTACCATTTCGGCGTGCCCGCCAACCATGGAGACCTGACCGGCGTGTATGTGGAGAACCGTTTTGTCTATGGTCTGCGCAATGGCAAAATCCCGGCGCACATGAAGATCAGCGGCCCTGATCGTGACAACCCAAATTTCAAAGCCACCTACACCATCGAGGATACGGAGAGCCACAAGAATGAGCCTCTGGATCTGGATGCACCCCACCGGGTGAATGAGCGTGTGATGCCGTATTTGACAGAGAAATCGGCGGAGTGGATCAAGGCTCAGAAAAAGGACACACCATTCTTTTTATACTATACGCCGGTGGCCGTTCACAACCCAGTGACACCAGATAAAGACATCGCTGGAACGAGCAAAGCAGGGCCATACGGAGACTGGATTCATGAGCTGGACCGCAGTGTCGGAGGTATCCTGGCGGCCTTGGATGAAAAGGGCATAGCAGACAATACCCTGATCATTTTTACCGCCGACAATGGCGGTGTTTTCCATCCAGAGCGTGAGATGCCGCAGACGGTGGCCTACAAGGCCGGACTGAAGGTGAATGGCGATCTGCGCGGTGGCAAACACACCGTGTGGGAAGGTGGATTCAAGGTGCCCTTCATCGCCCGCTGGCCTGGGAAGATCCCGGCCGGAACGGTATGTGATGAGATGGTGAGCCTGGCGGATATTCTGGCGACCACAGCGGCCATCGTGGGTGAGAAATTGCCTGCGGCAGGTGAAGCGGCCGAAGACAGCTACAACATCTTGCCCGCATTGCTGGGTAAAGAGGCTCCGGCTGCCCGTAGCGACATGATCATCCACAGCTCAGACGGTGTTTACGCTGTCCGCAAAGGATCGTGGAAATGGATCGAGGGCGTGCCTGCTGAGGGGATTAAGAGGAAGAAATCGGACGAGTTTGCGCCGAGGTTAATTAACCTCAAAGATGATCCAGCGGAGACAAAGGATGTCAGCGCGGAGAATCCTGAAGTGGTGAAGGAACTCAGCACCCTGCTCGTTCGTTATCGCAACGGCGGCTACAGCCGTGAGATGCCGCCCTTCATTGAAAAAATGATGCCCAAGGTGGCTGAACTGACCAAGGCGGAAGGCAGTGTAATCCTTGAAGAATCATTGGTTAGCCTGCCTGAGAAACCCTGGACCGCTAGCAAGGGGGCATGGAAGGCGGAAGACGGGGCCGTCTGGGGCGTGCAAAAGGGGGCCAAGGGTACCGGAGCAAACCTGCGCGTGCCAGTCGGCGTGACAGATGGGGTGCTCGAGTACCAAATCCAGTTTCAGGGCGGGCGTCATTCATTGAGGATTGAGGCCGGTGAAGGCAAACAATCTTTCCGTGTCGAAATCAGCGCCACACAGGTGGGCCTAACAAAGAATCCTGCTCCGGGAGAACCCCGTGATCAGATCCTGCCGCTGGCACGCAAGGCCGTGGAACTGGAGACAGGCGTCTGGTATCCGGTGCGGATCACCTTCAAAGGCAACCAGACAACGGTTCAGGTGAATGAGACGATCCTCAGCGGAACACACGAATTGCTTGGCATGGAGAAGAAGGTCCTGAACTTCCTGGTCTTTGGTGACAAGGCAGGATTTAAGAACGTCCGGCTGGTGAAATGA